A stretch of the Miscanthus floridulus cultivar M001 unplaced genomic scaffold, ASM1932011v1 os_2016_2_3, whole genome shotgun sequence genome encodes the following:
- the LOC136534509 gene encoding protein LSD1-like isoform X2: MPVPLAPYPTPPVPFTPPNGGQSQLVCTGCRNLLMYPAGATSVCCAVCSTVTAVPAPGTEMAQLVCGGCHTLLMYIRGATSVQCSCCHTVNLAMEANQVAHVNCGNCHMLLMYQYGARSVKCAVCNFVTSVGASPGAEQKPSS; this comes from the exons ATGCCGGTTCCCCTTGCCCCGTATCCGACTCCTCCGGTGCCATTCACGCCGCCCAATG GGGGGCAAAGCCAGCTTGTCTGCACCGGATGCCGGAATCTCCTCATGTATCCAGCTGGTGCGACGTCGGTCTGCTGTGCAGTTTGCAGCACCGTCACCGCTGTGCCGGCTCCAG GAACTGAGATGGCACAGTTAGTTTGCGGAGGATGCCACACTCTCCTGATGTACATACGTGGTGCTACTAGTGTACAATGTTCTTGCTGCCACACTGTTAACCTGGCTATGGAAG CAAATCAAGTTGCGCATGTAAACTGCGGGAACTGCCATATGCTGCTCATGTACCAGTATGGTGCTAGGTCTGTGAAATGCGCAGTCTGCAATTTTGTGACATCAGTTGGG GCTTCACCTGGTGCAGAGCAGAAGCCTAGCAGCTGA
- the LOC136534509 gene encoding protein LSD1-like isoform X1, translating to MLQCMKGAFLKQRFDYCVAENSYTKCPLSVLQFSGGQSQLVCTGCRNLLMYPAGATSVCCAVCSTVTAVPAPGTEMAQLVCGGCHTLLMYIRGATSVQCSCCHTVNLAMEANQVAHVNCGNCHMLLMYQYGARSVKCAVCNFVTSVGASPGAEQKPSS from the exons ATGTTGCAATGCATGAAAGGGGCCTTTTTGAAACAGAGGTTCGATTATTGTGTAGCAGAAAATTCATACACGAAGTGTCCTTTGTCCGTCCTGCAATTTTCAGGGGGGCAAAGCCAGCTTGTCTGCACCGGATGCCGGAATCTCCTCATGTATCCAGCTGGTGCGACGTCGGTCTGCTGTGCAGTTTGCAGCACCGTCACCGCTGTGCCGGCTCCAG GAACTGAGATGGCACAGTTAGTTTGCGGAGGATGCCACACTCTCCTGATGTACATACGTGGTGCTACTAGTGTACAATGTTCTTGCTGCCACACTGTTAACCTGGCTATGGAAG CAAATCAAGTTGCGCATGTAAACTGCGGGAACTGCCATATGCTGCTCATGTACCAGTATGGTGCTAGGTCTGTGAAATGCGCAGTCTGCAATTTTGTGACATCAGTTGGG GCTTCACCTGGTGCAGAGCAGAAGCCTAGCAGCTGA